The Rhododendron vialii isolate Sample 1 chromosome 8a, ASM3025357v1 genome has a window encoding:
- the LOC131298323 gene encoding expansin-A13: MSACLLQNLILLLILFTLASTSPPLTTAHYSSSQPYPSSSSPSSLSDWNPAHATYYAAADPRDAVGGACGYGDLVQSGYGMATAGLSSAMFERGQICGACFEVRCVEDLRWCIPGTSIIVTATNFCAPNYGFAADGGGNCNPPNSHFVLPIEAFEKIAIWKAGNMPIQYRRIKCRKEGGVRFAVDGAGMFLSVLISNVAGVGDIVAVKIKGSRTGWLPMGRNWGQNWHINADLKNQPLSFEITSSDGVTLTSYNVAPKNWSHGQTFEGKQFQA; the protein is encoded by the exons atgTCAGCTTGTCTACTTCAGAATCTGATACTACTACTAATCCTATTCACACTAGCATCAACATCACCCCCCTTAACAACCGCCCACTACTCCTCCTCCCAGCCCtacccctcctcctcctccccctcctccctcTCCGACTGGAACCCCGCACACGCCACCTACTACGCCGCGGCGGACCCCCGCGACGCTGTAGGCGGCGCGTGCGGGTACGGCGATCTTGTGCAAAGTGGATACGGGATGGCGACGGCGGGGTTAAGCAGCGCAATGTTCGAGCGGGGCCAGATCTGCGGCGCGTGCTTCGAGGTGAGGTGCGTGGAGGACCTGCGGTGGTGCATTCCGGGTACGTCGATTATCGTGACGGCGACGAATTTTTGTGCGCCGAATTACGGGTTCGCGGCGGACGGGGGAGGTAATTGTAACCCGCCGAACAGCCATTTCGTGCTGCCGATTGAGGCGTTCGAGAAGATCGCGATTTGGAAGGCGGGGAATATGCCTATACAGTATCGGAG GATTAAATGCAGAAAGGAAGGAGGAGTTAGATTTGCAGTTGATGGTGCAGGAATGTTCCTGTCTGTTCTGATCAGCAATGTTGCAGGAGTTGGAGACATAGTGGCAGTCAAAATTAAGGGTTCAAGAACAGGATGGCTTCCTATGGGCAGAAATTGGGGCCAAAACTGGCATATAAATGCCGATTTGAAGAATCAGCCTCTTTCATTTGAAATCACTAGCAGCGATGGGGTCACGCTTACGTCGTACAATGTTGCCCCAAAAAATTGGAGCCATGGGCAAACTTTTGAAGGCAAGCAATTCCAGGCGTAA
- the LOC131298322 gene encoding protein ALTERED XYLOGLUCAN 9 gives MVGAVQYGALAACVVLFVPMVMAGWHLSRNKMLFFSGALFITLAVGVHLTPYFPLISNFVNSSAKSPSIVVLENRDSCISLLHNIVYDVKIPNLDDMIEGSNNDVDGSWAWARSDPVASCGFQKLGRADVSDLLNGSWVVVAGDSQARLVVVSLLSLVLRSEEMDSVKVDLFKRHSDYQIVVDEIGMKLDFVWAPYVRNLTDLMIEFKGNKNYPDVLVMGVGLWHMLHMTNSSDYGVSLRLLRNSVVSMLPISPELGTDGPVTGSASIRSPHIFWLGMPVLINSMLNSEEKREKMRDAMRDAYDKEFYGSKLLRRSDGPLLLLDIQALSQKCGQRCTVDGMHYGGLVYEAAVHVLLNALLIESHQKL, from the coding sequence atggtaGGGGCCGTCCAATACGGAGCATTGGCGGCCTGCGTAGTCCTCTTCGTTCCAATGGTGATGGCCGGTTGGCACCTCAGCCGCAACAAGATGCTCTTCTTCAGTGGGGCCCTCTTCATAACCCTAGCGGTAGGTGTCCACCTCACTCCTTACTTCCCATTGATCTCCAATTTTGTAAATTCCTCCGCTAAATCTCCTTCAATTGTAGTCTTAGAAAATCGAGATTCTTGCATTTCTTTGCTCCACAACATCGTATACGATGTCAAAATACCCAATCTTGATGATATGATTGAGGGGTCTAATAATGATGTTGATGGGTCTTGGGCCTGGGCTAGATCCGACCCAGTTGCCTCCTGTGGGTTTCAGAAACTGGGTAGGGCCGACGTATCCGATCTGCTTAACGGGTCGTGGGTTGTGGTTGCCGGAGACTCGCAGGCACGGTTGGTGGTTGTTTCTTTGTTGAGTTTGGTTTTGAGGTCAGAAGAGATGGATTCTGTTAAGGTTGATCTGTTTAAGAGGCATAGTGATTATCAGATAGTGGTTGATGAGATTGGGATGAAGTTGGATTTCGTGTGGGCGCCTTACGTGAGGAATTTGACTGATTTGATGATTGAGTTTAAGGGAAATAAGAACTACCCGGATGTTTTGGTGATGGGGGTAGGGTTGTGGCATATGTTGCACATGACTAATTCGTCCGATTATGGTGTTTCGTTACGGTTGTTGAGGAATTCGGTGGTCTCAATGCTCCCGATTTCTCCTGAGCTCGGAACTGATGGGCCCGTGACGGGTTCCGCTTCCATTCGGTCGCCTCACATATTTTGGCTAGGAATGCCTGTGCTGATAAACTCGATGTTGAATTCAGAGGAGAAGAGGGAAAAGATGAGGGATGCCATGAGAGATGCTTATGATAAAGAGTTTTATGGAAGTAAGTTGTTGCGTCGATCTGACGGCCCTCTTTTGTTATTAGATATTCAGGCATTGAGTCAGAAATGTGGGCAACGGTGTACAGTTGATGGGATGCATTATGGTGGACTTGTTTATGAAGCTGCTGTTCATGTCTTGTTGAATGCATTGCTTATTGAGTCTCATCAGAAGCTATGA